The window CATCGGTGCGCGGCCTGCACCGATATCTGCAGCGCGAACAGATCGAGGCAGACGATCCCACCGGTCGGCTGCGCCCGCCGAAGCTGCCGCAGCGGTTGCCCAAGGCTCTCACCATCGACCAGGTGGAGCGGCTGCTGGCCGCCCCCGCGCCCGATGAGCCGTTGGGCCTGCGCGACCGGGCGCTGCTCGAGCTGCTGTATGCGACCGGCGCGCGCGTCTCAGAGGTGGTGCAGCTCGATGTCGACGACGTCACCCACGGCGATGTGCTGCGGGTGCGAGGCAAGGGGGCGAAGGAACGCATAGTGCCGATCGGGCAGTATGCGCGTGAAGCGCTGGATGCCTACCTCACCCGCGTGCGGCCCGAACTGTCCCGTCGGGGGCACGCCAGTCCGCGGCTGTTCCTGGGGGCGCGGGGCGGTCCGCTGTCGCGGCAGAGTGTGTGGCTGGTGATCCAGGCGGCGGCTCAGAGCGCCCAGCTGACCGCGCACGTGTCTCCGCACACCCTGCGGCACTCGTTCGCGACGCACCTGCTGCAGGGCGGGGCCGACGTGCGGGTCGTGCAAGAGCTCCTCGGACACGCCTCGGTGGCCACCACGCAGATCTACACGCACGTGAGCGTCGACGCCCTGCGCGATGTGTACGCGAGCTCGCATCCGCGGGCGCGATGAGCGGATATCCGGGATGCCGCAGACGGCCGGTCTGCGACATCCCCTCGCCGCGCGCCATGTCCACAGGCGGTCATCGCTAGAATCGACCGGAGGAGAAGACGAAGGTCAGGAGAACGGTGGCGGGTACGGCGAGCAAGACGCAGAAGTCGAAGGCCTCCGGCGACACGCCGATCGGTCCGACGGGTCGTCCGTACCACGGCTTCCCGACCCCACCCACCCTCACGGGCCATGGTCCGGCACGCATCATCGCGCTGTGCAATCAGAAGGGCGGCGTCGGCAAGACGACCACCACCATCAATCTCGCGGCGGCGCTGGCCGGCTACGGACGCAAGGTGCTCGCCGTCGACTTCGACCCGCAGGGGGCCCTGTCGGCAGGTCTGGGCATCGCTACCCACGAGATCCCCACGATCTACGATCTGCTGTTGGACGCCAAGCGCGACCCGCACGAGGTGGTCGTGCCGACCCGGGTGGAGAACCTCGACGTCATTCCCGCCAACATCGACCTGTCGGCCGCCGAGGTGCACCTGGTCAATGAGGTGGCCCGTGAGATGACGTTGGCGCGCGCGCTGCGCGGGGTCGCGAAGGAGTATGACGTCATCCTCATCGACTGCCAGCCGTCGCTCGGCCTGCTCACGGTGAACGCGCTGACGGCCAGCCACGGTGTGGTCATCCCTCTGGAGTGCGAGTTCTTCGCTCTGCGCGGGGTCGCCCTGCTCATCGAGACGATCGACAAGGTGCGCGA is drawn from Microbacterium protaetiae and contains these coding sequences:
- the xerD gene encoding site-specific tyrosine recombinase XerD, with product MQLDRAVNAFLRHVTVERGLSEHTVAAYRRDLAGYLQWMAAHGAGDSGQVTPDLVAEFIAERSRAVPRPAASSLARLQSSVRGLHRYLQREQIEADDPTGRLRPPKLPQRLPKALTIDQVERLLAAPAPDEPLGLRDRALLELLYATGARVSEVVQLDVDDVTHGDVLRVRGKGAKERIVPIGQYAREALDAYLTRVRPELSRRGHASPRLFLGARGGPLSRQSVWLVIQAAAQSAQLTAHVSPHTLRHSFATHLLQGGADVRVVQELLGHASVATTQIYTHVSVDALRDVYASSHPRAR
- a CDS encoding ParA family protein, coding for MAGTASKTQKSKASGDTPIGPTGRPYHGFPTPPTLTGHGPARIIALCNQKGGVGKTTTTINLAAALAGYGRKVLAVDFDPQGALSAGLGIATHEIPTIYDLLLDAKRDPHEVVVPTRVENLDVIPANIDLSAAEVHLVNEVAREMTLARALRGVAKEYDVILIDCQPSLGLLTVNALTASHGVVIPLECEFFALRGVALLIETIDKVRDRLNPSITLDGVLATMYDPRTLHSREVLERVVEAFGDDVLETVIGRTVKFPDASVSGMPITEFAPEHAAAQAYLRLARELVARGAVA